Part of the Armatimonadota bacterium genome is shown below.
TGTCCAGCGCGGAGGTGGCCTCGTCCAGGATGAGGATGGGCGGGTCGAGGAGGATGGCGCGGGCGATGGCCAGGCGCTGCCGCTGTCCGCCGGAGAGCGAAGCCCCGTCCTCGCCGATCAGGGTGTCGTAGCCCTGGGGAAGGGCGGCGATGAAGTCGTGGGCGTTGGCGGCGCGGGCGGCGGCCTCCACCTCCGCCGGGGAGGCCTCCGGGCGGGCGTAGGCGATGTTGTCGCGCACGGTGCCGCGGAAGAGCACGGTCTCCTGCGGCACGATCCCGATCTGCCGCCGCAGCGCCCGCAGGCGCAGCTGGCGCACGTCCACGCCGTCCAGGGAGATCGACCCCTCGGTGGGGTCGTAGAAGCGCGGCAACAGGTGGACCAGCGTGGTCTTGCCGGCCCCGCTGGCGCCCACCAGGGCCACGTGCTCTCCGGGAGCGATCTCCAGGTCGACGCCGCGGAGGACCCACTGCTCACCGCCTGAGGGTCCGGGGTAGCGAAAGGAGACGCCCCGGTAGGTGATGCGCCCGCCGGCCCGGGGCAGGTCCACCGCGTCAGGGGCCTCCGCCACGGAGGAGCCCTCCTCCAGCAGGCCGCGGATGCGGCCGAAGGCGCCCAGGGCCTGCCGCATCTCCGCGTAGTGGCGCGTGAGCGAGACCGCCGGCTCCACGGCCAGCGCCATGTAGCCGAGGAAGGCCACCAGCTCCCCGGGGCGCATCGCCCCGCCGGTGACCATCCGCCCGCCCACCCACAGGACCGCCACCAGCCCCAGCGCGGTGAGGAAGGAGACCACGGGCACCTGCACCGCCATCAGCTTGCTGATGCGCAGGTTGGCGCCGGTGGCCTGCTGGTTGGCCGCGGCGAAGCGGGCGATCTCCCGCTCCTCCTGGGTGAAGGCGCGGACGACCAGGGCGCCGCTGAAGGCTTCCCGGATGGAGGAGGCCAGGCCGGCGATGTGTCGCTGCGCCCGCCCCGCCACCTGCTGGATCTCCCTGCCCAGCAGGCGGGCCACCAGAAAGACCACCGGGATCACTGCTCCCACCAGCACCGCCAGCCGCCACTCCAGGACGAAGAGGGCCACCACGATCCCGGCCAGCATCAACCCCGTGGCCACTGCGTCCACGGCCCCGGTGAGCAGGTGCGTCTGGACCAGCTGGGTATCCTGCAGGGTGCGGCTTATCACGTCCCCGCTTTGCCAGGCGGCGAAGCGGTCGAGGGACCACCGCTGAATGCGGGCGAAGAGATCCCGCCGCAGGTCGGCGACGGTGCGGTAGGCCAGGGAGAAGGTGAGGTAGACCTGGGCGTAGATGAGCAGGCTGCGGGCGGCGAAGAGGGCCAGCACCACCAGTGCGGTGCGGTCCAGGATACCGAAGGAGCGGGTACGGATGATTTCGTCGACGCTCGCCCCGATGTAGCCGGGGACGGCCAGCTGCACGCCGGTCACCAGGGCCAGGGCGACCAGCGCCCCCAGCAGGTGCGCCCGGTATGGGCGGACGTAGGCCAGGATCTGACGCAGCTCCATCTACGCTCCAGCAGCCGCGGGCTCGGGGAGGAGCGCGGCCAGCACCCGCTCGGCGATCCGCGCGGCGGCCCCGCGCGGCCCGGCGGAGGCGGCCAGCGCCTCTTCGATGTCCCTGCGACGGGATTCGTCCCGCAGCAGGGCGGCGGCCGACGCGGCGATCTGCTGCGGCGACTCCCCCACCACCTCCGGCAGGATGGCGCGGCCGGCCAGCCGGTTGGGCAACGCCGCGTAGGGCTGGCGACGGGCCCACAGCTCGGCGATCAGGCGGCGCAGGCGTCCCAGCGGCGGGAGGCGGAGGACCCACTCCAGCAGCCCCTCGAAGGGCACTACATCGGCGAGCACCCTCGGCAGGATCACCAGGGCGGCCACGGGAACCGCGGCCACCTCCATGGTGGTGGTGCCGGGGATGGTCAGGACCAGGTCGGCATCGGCGATAGCCCGGGCAGTTCCCTCGCGGCCGACGGCGACCCCTTCTGCCTGGAGACGGGCAAGCCACGGTGCCACCACAGCCTCCACCGCTTCATCCGGCAGGTGGGGGGAGATAGCAATAGTTGCCGCGGCCTCGGGGGCCAGCCGTCGCAGGTCAATGGCGGTCTGGGCCCACAGGGGGAGGAGCAGGCGGAAGACCCGCTCCCGGCTGCCGGCCAGCAGCACGACGTGCGGGCTCCGCCCGGGAGCGGCCAGGGGCTCACCCTTGCCCGGGTGGCATGGACGCACGTCGCCTGTCCGCTCCGGCAGGTGGTCGAGACGGGGGTCGCCGGTCACGTACAGGCGATCCGGCTCCACCCCGCGGGCGGCCAGCAGCGCGGCGACGCTCTCTGAAGGGACGAAGATCTCCCGGAAGGCCCGACGGTAGCGGGCAACCAGCGGCGTCTCGGCGAAGGCGAAGGCCGGCAGCGCAAAGCGCCTGGCCAGGCGCCGGCTGAACCAGAGGTCCCCGCCCAGGTGCAGCAGCGCCGCGGGCCGGCCAAGCGGCAGGCCGTCCAGGCCCAGGGCCAGGCGCAGGCAGCGCCGCGGAGGGACGATCTGGTCGAAGAGGCCGGTCTCTCTGGCCACGGCCTCCTCGGTGCCGCTGGCGAACTGGGAGGGTGGGAGGACGAGGAGGAGACGCAACTCCCCGCCCGCGCGCCCCCGGACCTCCCGGCTGATGGGCAGCACCCAGCCGCCGATCTCCCCCGGTCCGTTGGCGACAATGATCAGCGTGGGCGCAGATGCGTCTGCCAGCACCTGTCCATTATATCCGCTCACGACGGGCCCGGGCCGGCATAGGAGGAGTTCCACCCTCTCTCTAATAACATCAGCGCGACACCTTGCGGACTCTTCCTTTCCTCGTCTTCCTTTCGGCCGTCCTCGTGGCTGCTCCCGCCAGCGGTGTCGCCGCCGCGCAGGGGACCGGGCCATCCTGGCCCGTGGTCCTGGAGGCCGAGGAGATCTCCTACGACGCACTGGCCAACGTGGTCACGGCCCGCGGGCGGGTGCGCGTCACTCATCCAGCCTTCCGCCTGGCGGCGGAGAGCCTGCGCCTGGACCTGCAGGCCCAGGTCCTCGTGGCTGAAGGGCGTGTGCAGCTCGTCGACGCCGCCGGCAGGGAGGTGCGTGGGGAGCGCATCGTCTACCGCCTGGCCGAAGAGGCGGCCACCCTGGAGGGGGCGGAGACCGTCGTCCGGGGGGTCTATGTCCGGGCCGGGCGCATCGACGTCACCGCGCAACGGCTGACCGTCCAGGAGGCCCTGGTCACCATCTGCGACCCCCGCCAGCCCCTCTATCGCCTCACCGCCCGCCGCGTCGAGATCGTCCCCGAGGTAGAGCTGGTGGCGCACCAGGCCACGGCGTGGCTGGGGAGCATTCGGGTGATCACGCTGCCGACCTACCGCGTCTCGCTGCGTCCCGGAGAGCGGCGGGGGCCGGCCGCGCCCGGTCTGGGCTCCAACCGCAGCGACGGCCTCTGGGTGGACTACCGGTACGGGTACCGCCTGGGGGAGATAAGCGGCGAGCTGCACGGCAAGTACGGGCAGCACACGGGGTTCTTCCTGCTGAACACGCTGCGCTACGACACGCCGGCCTGGGGCGTCTCCCTGGTCACCGGCCGGCGGCAGCACGAGGACCGGGAGGGTATCCTGCACCCCTACCTCCAGACGGAGGTAGAGTACGCCCACAAACCCACGCCGCTTGGGGGCCTGCTTCCGCTCTCCTGGCGCCTGGCGGGCGGGTGGTTCGACGATGTGGACGCGGCTGCATCGGCCACACGGGTGGACGGCAGCCTGACCCTGACCGCTGACGGAATCGCCCTGGGGCCGCGGGCAAGCCTGGGCGCATCCGCGTCGTACCGGTACTCGGCCTACGGCACGGGGCAGCAGCGCAGCGTGGTCTCCGCGTCGCTGGCGGTGACCTCCCGTCCCAGCGAGACGACCAGCCTGACGGCAGGCTACGACCTGGCTGCGCCCTCGGGGACCACGCCTTTCCTCTTCGACCGGGTGGATGCGACCAGCACCGTCTTCCTGGCCGCCCGCCATACGACCGGGGATCTCCGCCTGCGCGCTGCGGCCAGCCACAACTTCGCCGTGCCGGAGACGAAGCTCTCCGCCGGAGCCGGCGTGCGGCTCTCGCCCAGCCTGCACCTGGACGTGGATGCGGTCTACAATATGACCACGAGCCGGTTTGAGGACGTCGACTACGCCCTGACCGTCCGCTGCGACTGCGCCACGGTGACCGTGG
Proteins encoded:
- a CDS encoding ABC transporter ATP-binding protein; translated protein: MELRQILAYVRPYRAHLLGALVALALVTGVQLAVPGYIGASVDEIIRTRSFGILDRTALVVLALFAARSLLIYAQVYLTFSLAYRTVADLRRDLFARIQRWSLDRFAAWQSGDVISRTLQDTQLVQTHLLTGAVDAVATGLMLAGIVVALFVLEWRLAVLVGAVIPVVFLVARLLGREIQQVAGRAQRHIAGLASSIREAFSGALVVRAFTQEEREIARFAAANQQATGANLRISKLMAVQVPVVSFLTALGLVAVLWVGGRMVTGGAMRPGELVAFLGYMALAVEPAVSLTRHYAEMRQALGAFGRIRGLLEEGSSVAEAPDAVDLPRAGGRITYRGVSFRYPGPSGGEQWVLRGVDLEIAPGEHVALVGASGAGKTTLVHLLPRFYDPTEGSISLDGVDVRQLRLRALRRQIGIVPQETVLFRGTVRDNIAYARPEASPAEVEAAARAANAHDFIAALPQGYDTLIGEDGASLSGGQRQRLAIARAILLDPPILILDEATSALDSESEALFQEALERAMRGRTTITIAHRLSTVRKADRIIVLDDGRIVEEGTHEELLRRNRLYARLARLQWADLLEAPSGVEARG